A part of Methanothermobacter thermautotrophicus genomic DNA contains:
- a CDS encoding phosphomannomutase, with protein MARYLQDIRGSVNRDIDCQFALNLGMLIGDYVSCKRVLIGRDAHTPSQLIKRAIGTGLMAAGVDVIDFGVATVPVMHHNMKRFDAHLMINVSRSPLRADEINIKILSNHEIPLEQRPTLYAEYEELGKLRYVDNYLESYVKSIMESVSPSVSEREFLIVLGYDDGSPYNVEGEILNQLGCQTINITFRGSLFGKNFPIANPSSISLISDVVKAVGADMGVILDNDRDTIFFIDERGQLLRDQTVLSIFAGYYISRGDGPVVSSVVASKSLERVSRGRLIRTSVNNVLNEVHAKNAVFGGDEPGMYIFPEFQCCYDATFTLLKILEIIAEENRTLHALASEIGKYSRVEFSVECPNEFKDIVIEKLLKHLHEGEVEIIDGIRVEDQDGVILVRPSRFEPVLRVYIESESPEETQKRSRDIVDLIKNEMSDLYGE; from the coding sequence ATGGCAAGGTATTTGCAGGATATAAGGGGTTCTGTTAACCGGGATATAGACTGTCAATTTGCACTAAACCTCGGGATGCTGATAGGTGACTATGTAAGCTGCAAACGCGTACTCATAGGAAGGGATGCCCACACCCCATCTCAGCTGATAAAAAGGGCCATTGGGACTGGGCTGATGGCTGCAGGTGTGGATGTAATCGATTTCGGTGTGGCCACGGTGCCTGTTATGCATCACAATATGAAGCGTTTCGATGCCCATCTCATGATAAACGTCTCCCGTTCACCTCTCCGTGCTGATGAAATAAACATTAAAATTCTCAGCAACCATGAAATACCCCTTGAACAGCGCCCCACCCTTTATGCGGAATATGAAGAACTTGGAAAGCTGAGATACGTTGATAATTATCTTGAATCCTATGTTAAATCTATCATGGAGTCAGTATCTCCATCTGTGAGTGAAAGGGAGTTCCTGATCGTGCTTGGATACGATGATGGCTCCCCATATAATGTTGAAGGTGAGATACTTAACCAGCTTGGGTGTCAGACCATCAACATCACATTCAGGGGATCCCTGTTTGGTAAAAACTTTCCAATTGCAAATCCATCCAGCATATCCCTGATTTCAGACGTTGTTAAGGCTGTGGGTGCAGATATGGGGGTTATACTGGATAATGACAGGGATACTATCTTCTTTATAGATGAAAGGGGACAGCTGTTAAGGGATCAGACCGTTCTATCAATATTTGCAGGGTATTACATATCAAGAGGGGATGGACCTGTGGTTTCCTCTGTGGTTGCATCAAAATCCCTTGAGAGGGTTAGCAGGGGACGTCTCATAAGGACATCTGTTAACAACGTTCTCAATGAGGTTCACGCAAAAAACGCTGTTTTTGGCGGTGATGAACCTGGAATGTACATATTCCCTGAATTTCAGTGCTGCTATGACGCCACCTTCACACTTTTAAAGATACTCGAGATCATTGCAGAGGAGAACAGGACACTCCACGCCCTCGCATCTGAAATAGGTAAGTACAGCAGGGTTGAATTCAGTGTCGAATGTCCGAACGAGTTTAAGGATATTGTTATTGAAAAACTGCTGAAGCATCTTCATGAAGGTGAGGTTGAAATTATCGATGGTATAAGGGTTGAAGATCAGGATGGGGTCATTCTTGTAAGGCCCTCAAGATTTGAACCCGTTCTGAGGGTTTATATTGAATCAGAATCCCCAGAGGAAACCCAGAAAAGATCACGTGATATAGTAGATCTTATAAAGAATGAAATGAGTGATCTGTATGGTGAGTGA